The window TTTAAGATTATCGATAATTTTTTTCTTTGCCTTGCCATAAACCACTAAGGCTGAAAAAGGACTTAATATCTGGGAAAACCTGCTGAAATATTTTAATAAATCTGAATTGTTGCGAAATAAATTGAGCTCCTCCAAGAACGGAATGGCAAGAAGCACCTCTTCGGAAAAGATTTTTCCTTCGGAAGTTTGAAGTAAGTAGCCCCCGCTGATTTTCCTTATACTTTCTACTGGACACTTTAGCCTAACTTCAAGTCCTTTTGCTAGATAGTTTAAGAAGCCTCCAATTCCATTTTCGGTTTCAACTATACCGGTAAAGTTATATCCCAGGGCTAGTATGAAGGCCAAACTTGAAGCTTTTTCAAGTGGCGTTTGAGCAACTATGAAGTTCTGCGCCCTGAAAAATTCTAAAAACTCCTCTGGCAGTTTAGTGTAAAAGCTTCGAATTAATGATAGAGCCGGTTTTTTTGCAAGAGGAAGGTATTTTAACAATCGTGAATTATAAGAGTTAAGGACTGATTTAATTGTGCTAAGAAAACCACCATTAAGGGGAAAATAAAACGGGGTAGTTAAGACGTCCCGAGTTGTTCTGTATACGAAATTGAAAAATTTTTCGTTTTCTTTACTGGGGACGGCCTTATTAATCTCTTCCAGGGTGATACCAGGATTAGAATGAATTGCTATTTTCTTGCCGTTTAACAAATGAACTTCGCAGACAGGATCTAAATAGGAAAACCTGGTTTTGAATTTTCCATCACTGTTTATAATTCTGAATAGCCTTTCCATGGGGTATTCTGACGAAAAGCCCGGCAATGTGGTAGCACCGGCGTTATACAAAAGTCCTCTGTGTTCGAAAGTAGATGCGCATCCGCCGAGCTTTTCTCCTGCCTCAAGTATGGTTATATCGTAACCCAAGCTTTTAAACAAAATAGCGCCGAAAATACCCCCAATTCCACCGCCAACAACAATTAATTGCTTGTTGATTTTGGTTATTCCTTTTCCCATAAGTAGCATACAGACTTAGGGAGCCTTGTGTATTCTCAAAAATTCACCAGGAAGTGGATATAAATTCCCTTTTCATAAATCAATAAGCCTGCCTTTTTCTTAAAAGGTTGAAAAGCCTGCAGGCTTTTATTAAATAAAAAACTGCAAAAAAGGAATATTTTTGCTTCTACAGAACCTGTTAGTCTTAACGGCTTATAGGATATTAGCATTCAAGAGAGGAAAGAAAATGTGGAAAGCAGCCGTTGTAACCGTTAGTGATCGATGTTTTGCCGGATTCAGGGATGATCTTACAGGATATAGACTCCGTGAAGTGCTTGCGCAGGAAGGGTATGATGTTGTTGATGTAAAAATTGTTCCTGATGAGATCGATAAGATTGCTGAAATCCTGCAGTTTTTGTGCGATGTTGTGCATTGTGATCTTGTGGTAACAAATGGTGGGACCGGTGTAAGCCCAAGGGATGTAACTCCTGAGGCTACAAAAAAGGTGATTGACCGTGAAGTTCCGGGAATGGCAGAGGCTATGAGATACGAAAGCCTTAAGAAAACCCCCAATGCTATGCTTTCTCGCGCAGTGGTGGGGATAAGGGGACAAAGCCTCATCATTAATCTTCCGGGAAGTCCAGGGGGAGCTTTGGAAAATTTTACGGCCATCAAAGCCGCTATTCCTCACGCTCTTGAAAAAATCCACGGCGATCCATCAGAATGCGCTTCTTTAAAAAATAAATAGGGGCAATAGCCCCCTTGTATAAACCATCACTGGGATCATAAGTTCTTAGCTTTGTTGGGATGTTTCCTCCTCGGATTTTAAATCCGGCAAAGCTTTTATGAGAGCGTCGGTTTGCTTTTTGATTTGTAACTTCTGAAGCTCAAAGTGTCTTTCCAGGTCTTCTCTAAGTCGATCGAAATGTTGCACATTGGCTTCAGTAAGACGAAGCATCTCTATCTTCTCTTTAATTGATGGGGTTTCCATCCAATCGGTTTTCCCTTCTTTTATAGAAATGGTGTAAACTTCATTTCCGAATTCCTTTAACATCCTATCTAGCTTTCTTTTAGCAAGGCTCTTGTGAAGGGCATAGCGACGGCTTTTTATAACTTTCCATGTCCATTTCAAGAATATCTGACCATATTCTCTAGCGTAAATGATGAGCTTTTTTGCAAATCTCTGAAGAGTGTTGGGCAAGTTATCCATCATGATCAATTCCTCCTTTTTTGGTTATTTCTATATTCAGCCAATTTTTGATATGATCATACATACGAGATACATGAGTTCCCTGCCAGTAAATCTTTCCACAGGACGGGCAAGTGAAGAATTCTCGGACCGTATTCCAGACATACTCCGGCACCTTTCCATGAGCATACTCTCTCGAGCATTCACTGAGTTCCTGGTTGCAATAGACACATCTTGCCAGAAAAAGATCGGGATCGTATCCAAGGTTGAGTATGGAAAAGAGTTCTCTTAACTGCTCGTCCGTATTATTTGCTGTAAGGCATACTACTCCTTTTATTTTATGCCACTTTCGCGCTCGAGTTATCACTGTGCGCCCATCCCTGACATGACTTTTTATTTGATCCGGGGTCTTAAGTGGTGCCACAATAGTATCCCATCCCATTATTCTTAACCACTTTGCCATCTTGCCCAGCATGGTGTCCACAACAAAACGATATTTGCTCTCGTCCTGTCTTGTTTCCATCTTTATAATTCAATAATTGATGTTTCCTGGGGATATGAAACTTCAAACCTGCTGTTAGGAATTAAATCTCGCTTGTTAATCTTTTGCAATTCAAGATTAATATCAAGATCTGACGTGTGAATATGGATCGTTTTTGGTAAATTTTCGGCGGGAGATAAAGAAAAGGGTGGAGAATAGTCAATTTGCCAGATTCGATCGATTTGTTTAATTTTAAGACCCTCAAGGTCCAATCCCTGGCTTTTTGTAGATAAAACTCTAAAAGATCGTCCAGGTTGATTTGATATACAACCTGTTACCACAGGCAAAACATCTATAATTCGACCCTCAATACCAGCAAGTTTTTCAAGCAAGTTGCCGACATTAGATGCTTTGTATAATGTTTTTTTAGCGGGAATCCATATAGTTGCTTCTTTTGGTTTTACAACAATGACGGCTATAGTATTTCCCCAAAGTGATATGAGATCAAGTCTTAGGAACTCATGATTTTGATAATATAATAATATATAACGGTTAGGGTCACGGGGAGCATTAACCTTAAGAGAGAATTGAGCTTCAAAGCTTTGCCAGTAAGCACACCTCTTTTCTATAACATCGCTGGCTCTGTAGAAAAAATCATCAGTCTTTTCTTTCGAGCGAAATGTTGCGCATCCTACTTCCAGAATTATGCACAAAATCAATATAATTGCATTTCGAATTTTAATTTGTTTCAACATTGCCTATAAGCTCTCGTATCTTTTTTTCAACTTCCGCAGCCTTGTCATGACCTAAATCAATAGCACGTTGGTATAATTCAAGCGCCTTTTTCCTCATTCCTAAAGCCCTGTATATATCGCCAGCGTGATCGGCGATAATTGGATCATCTGGAGCGAATTTAAGAGCTTTTTCCATATATTCCAGAGCTTTTCGATATTTTCCCATTTTGTAATAAACCCACGCCATACTATCTAGAATGTATCCATCCTGGGGCGATTTCTCCAAAGCCTTCTTTATATATCGTTCCGCTTCATCAAGCATTATACCCTGTTCAGCATAGGTATAGCCTACATAGTTTAGTGCTTCAGGGCTTTCCGGATCAATAATTAAAATGTTTTTCATAACCTGCAGGGCTTCGTCTTTTTTACCCATTTTGTCTAGCACTACCCCTTTTCGATACATGAAGTCCGTGTCTTTTGGAAACCTGGCCACCCCTTCTTTGAACACCCGTAAGGCTTCATCTAACTGCCCGTTGTCCTCATAAACCATTCCAAGATACAGGTGAAATTCAGGAATATCAGGGTATGTTGCTATGGCTTCTTTGAGAATATTTACAGCTGAAGTGTAGTCTTTCTTTTTCACAAAGAGCAAAGCGAGCCTGACTTGAGAAAGCTTCCAGAGCGAACTTTCCCGAGAAATTAGACGATAATTAACAATAGCCTGGTCAATGTTTCCTTCCTCTTCGTATGTAGTGGCCAGGTAAAATAATGCTTGGTCGTATTTGGGCTCTTCTTTAAGAAGTTGAGAAAAATCTTCTATAGCTTTTTGATAACTTTTTTGCTTTAGGTGGATTATTCCTATTTTGAGCCTATTTTGAAGATCTTTTTTGTTGAGAGAAGAAAGCTTTTCAAAGAGTTTCAAAGCTTCATTGAGTTTGCCCTGTCTCATGTAAAAGTTACCGGCACGCTCAATTACTTCCGGGTTTTCAGGATCGATAAGAATCATCTTCTTATACATATCATCAGCTTTTTTATAGGAATTTCGAAGTTCGTAAAGGTAAGCCAAATCACTCATGGCTTCCAGAAAGAATGGGTCTATATCGAGAGCTTTTTTGTAGGTAAGCTCGGCGTAGTCGTAATATTTCATTTCAAGGAATATTCTGGCTTTATAGTAATAGGCCAAGGGATTGTCAGGAAGAAGTTCTGTTAGTCTATCAAGAGTTGTGACGGCTTTGCCGAAATCTCCCACTTGAGCATAAAGAGTTCCCAAAAGGAGGTAAATTTCCGGGGCATCGGGGTAATAGGTGAGAGCTTTCTCGAATACATCGATTGCCTGGCTTTTTTGGTTCGTGCTGGCATATAGCCTACCAAGAAGAACCAGGATTTCTTGATTGGCTGGATCGATTTTGTAGGCTTTTTCCATGTAGGTTAGAGCTTTATCATATTGACCTTGACGGACGTAGAGAAAAGCGAGTTCGCTCAAAATGGTCACCGATTGGGGATCCCCTTTGAGAGCTTCTTCGTAGGCCGCAATAGCTTCGGCTATCTTGTCTTCACCAAGAAGCTTTTGAGCTTTCAAGTAAGCGTAGTAGAAAGGAGCTGAGGTAAAAGTTGGTGGCTGTTTGGTGTTGGTTTCTCTGGAAGATGTTTGTAAAGTGGAGCAGGACCATAGAAATAACAAACAAAGAAAGACTGCAATAAAAGGTTTTTTCATCCTTAACCATCCTCCGACGGCCTGTGACTTTATCTCCTGAACGGAGACTTTTTCTCTAAATTATAATACTCTTTTTTATTAACCTGGTAGCCTGTTGATAGCGGATTTTAGCAGGACACGGGAGCTAAGAATCCCGATTAAAAAGACAGACAACCTTGAAAAATTGCTTGCAGATATCCCAATGCCCCGCCCCTTCTACTCCTCGCCGTCAAGTGCTCTTATACCACTAGGGTGACCAAAATCAACAACTTAGATTTGAATTTTTTAAGCCAGCAGCATCAGTCTTTCGCAAAGGAATCTGCCATGTAAGCGATTCTTAACGGAGGATTAAGATAGACGAAGACTTCCTGAGGTAGAGATGACGGATGGATAGTTTGTTCAATGTCTAAAGATGGTTCCTCTTCCAGAGAGATTACCGGGGCTTTAGATGGGGGGACGTCCGGATTATATAACATTACGAGTGGTTTGTGGGGTTGATTTGGCGACTTGGAAACTACAATACCTACGGAACCGCTGGATAGCTTTACAATGGTTCCAGGAGGATATACACCAAGTATTCTTATAAAAAGTTCCATTAGTCTTTTATCAAGTTTTTCATTAAGCTTTTTATACATAAATGCCAGAGCGTGATATGGGGTCATGGCTTTTTCTAAGACCGGCGGATTGCAGAGGTTATCGTAAATATTAACTATGCTTACTATCCTGGTTGCAATTCCGATTTTATCGCCTCTTAGTCCCTTTGGATAGCCTTTGCCATCCAGAGTTTCGTGATGTTCTCCTATTATTTGCTTTGGTTCTTCTGGAAAGGATGAAATCTTGGAAACAATTTCTAGTCCGAATTGAGGATGTAGCTGTAAAAAGGACTTCTCTGATTTTGTGAGTGGCTGAGTTTTTAGAATGAGAGTTTTGGGAATTTTTAGTTTTCCTATGTCATGAAACAGGGCACCCAGCCCTATGGTAAAAATATCCTCCGGTGGTAAATTCTCAGCTCGAGCAAGAAGAAGACTTAAAATACAAGTGTTCAAAGCATGATGGAATACTTCTTCTTGTTTTTTCTTCGCATTTATAAGGAAAAGCATTGTGCTAGGGTCATTAATCAGTGTATCCACCATTTTTCTCATCATGTTTTGAGCGTCTTTAAGGGATTCTTCAGAAAAGAAAAGCAAACCGTTAAGAAGGGTCTTAACTTGGCTAATAGTCTGCTCATAGGCTTTTTCGCATTTTTGGTATTTTATGAGATAAAGTTTAGCAGAGGAAATCTTTTCCTGATCTTGATCTTCTACAAAGTGATGCGAATGAGATGGCGACGATGGTGATGGTATCTCTGGTAGATGAACCTCCTTAGTGTGCATGTCTTTTTCATTGAACACTTTTAGATCGTTTTTTTTATGAGCCTCTGAGCTTAACACGAAAACAAATGGAATATCGAGAGCTTTGATTTTTTCTATCTGAGAGTCTTCCTTGATTACAAACCTGGAACGCCAGAAAGGATGTCGAAACCAAGGCAAAGGAATTTCTACCAACATCCCTTTTTTAAGCTGACCGGGATTTACTCGACGACGTACTAATTTTTTATCACGTCTAAATATCATTCCTTCATAGCGTCCTCTATTTCTTGCACAAGTTCTTTAACCACTTTTTTAGGATCGGGCGCTTTAAGTATTGGTCTTCCTACAACAATATAATCGGCTCCATTTTGAATTGCATCAAAAGCTGTAACGGTTCTTTTCTGATCATCTTTTTCTTCTGAAAATTTAGGTCTGATACCAGGAGTCACAATTAAAAAATCTTTCCCACAGTTTCGACGTATAATCGGAGCTTCCTTGCCAGAAGCTATTACGCCAGCGCATCCGGTTTCTATTGCTATCTTTGTTCTATCTATCACCGCTTTTTCAACGCTTTTTCCATGCTCGGCTTCAAAATCCCCCGGATCCATGCTGGTAAGAACAGTAACAGCTAATATGCCTGGTTTGCCTTGAGTGGCTTCAACTCCAGCCTTTAGGATTGAACGCTCAGCATGAAGTGTTGTTAAACTTACAGGATGCTGGGAAATAATTGATAAAGCCTGTATCACCGTGTTAGGAATATCATAAAGCTTCAAATCTAGAAAAACATTGAATCCTTTATCGCCCAACCAATCAACCATATAAAAATGACTTGCCATGAAGAGTTGAAGTCCGATTTTGAAAAATCGAACATATCCACCGAGCCGAGCCACAATGTTTAAAGCGTCTTCCTTTGTAGGCACATCTAAAGCCAGAATCAATCTTTCTTCTGGTGGTATAGATTTCATAATAATAACCTCTTGATCTTATCTTAGTTTCCTTCAAGAAAAGCACCGATATGATTAACAATCCGAGGCATGATTGGCGGATTTCCAAGCTTGCTTCTGATTCCCCTTAAAGCTTGCTTTTGACAGTTCCAGGGTGAAGTCGGGCTCAGGTTATGAACCTTATATGAGTCTTCAATGAGAGACTTCATAGCACCGACAAGATCTTCTATGTCAAAGTGTTGAATGAATTCCGGAATTATACTCTTTCCTGCTATTAAATTAGGCAGAGAAACAAAAGGTACTTTAATAAGCCTTTTACCAATCCAAGCGCTTACTGAAGAAACCCTGTAAAAAACGATCATCGGCACTTCTAAGAGAGCTGCCTCGAGAGTTGCCGTGCCTGAAGCTACCAAAGTGCAGTGACATTGGCTTAGCACTTCCTGTGTAACGCTCTGAAATTTTGAGCCACTAATAGGTTGTATTGATGGAAAGATGTCAAAATCGGAAATCATCTTTTCCATTCCAGGAGCCACAGGCAGAAGAAAGCGAATCCTAGGATATATCAACTTAAGTCTTTTTGCAACTTCATTTACGATCGGTATATGATGTCGCAGTTCAGAAAGTCTGCTTCCTGGGAGTATTCCTATAGTTATTGTTTGTTCAATTTTTGGTGAAACAGGCTTTTCCTGAATCTTATCCAACAAGGGATGTCCAAAATAAGATACCTTATTGATCCCCATGGATTTATATAAGGTCTCCTCAAAGGGTAGTATAACCACCATGTCGTCAATTAACCGTTTCAAAAGCTTTATTCTAGAAAATCTCCATGCCCAAATCTGTGGGGGTATAAAATACAGAATTCGAGCTCCTTTTATTTTTGCAAGTCGAGCTACAATGTGGAGATTTACGTCTGGAAAATCTATTAAAATCACGGCATGAGGAGGGGTGCTATTAAAAAACTTAAAAATAGCTGCTATAAGCTTGTATAGTTTTCTAGATTCACTGAAGACTTCTGTAGCTCCTACCACCCCTATGTTTGATACCGAGCTAATGGGAATAGCCCCGGCTTCTGATATGAGACCCTTTGTTAGAGAAAAGAAATCCGATTTTGGAAACAGGCTTTTAAGCCCTTTTAGAATCTCAACTCCATAGAGTTCTCCAGAAAGGTCACCAGCAGAGATAAATATCTTCACTGCTTATAATCCGCACTAGACTTGGCAATAAATTTGGAAATTTCCATGGCTACAGCCAGGGCTTTCCTTGCCGTCTGACCATCTACTAGGGGTTTAGATCCAGACCTGATTGATTCTACAAAGCTTTGGAGTTCTTCCAAGAGGGCATCACCAGGCTCAACGTCCAAGAACCTGAGAATATTAGAATTCCCCTGGTTTTCATAAGGTTTTAATGGCACTTCGTAAACTTCACGGTTTTTGTAATCTGCCACCAGGCATCGACCATTATCTACAATATCCATTCTACGAATGTCCTGGCTGAAGACTCGACTAGCTTCCAGGTAAGCTACAACGCCATTGGAAAAGACTATACGAGCAAAGGCGGTATCTGAAAAGTTTGTCACGATGGATTTTCCAACCGCCCACAATTCTGAAATTTGGTGAGGCACAAGGGCAAATAGAAGATCGAGATCGTGGATCATAAGATCCATTACAACATCAACGTCTGTCCCTCGTTCCTTAAATTGGCTTAAGCGCCTGGCATGTATGAACGATGGAGATTCAATCTGTGCTTTTAGAGTACGAAATGCCGGATTAAATCGCTCGATATGCCCAACCTGAATAATACAGCCCCTTTTTTCGGCTAGTTCAATGAGTTGGTCGGCTTCGTCCAGGTTAAGGGTCATCGGTTTTTCTATAAACACGTGAACTCCAGCTTCAATGAAATCTCTTCCTATATCAAAATGACTTACAGTGGGCGTAGCTACAATGACTGCTTCAACCTGATTAAGAATTTCTCTATGAGATGAAAAATAAGGAACTTTAAACCGCTCGGCTATGAACTTTGCTCTGTTTTCATTAGTATCTACCACGCCTTTGAAATCTACGTGAGGTAACTTAAGTAGCTTTTCCACATGAAACTGTCCAAGGTATCCCGTTCCCACCACAGCTATTCTGATGTTTTTCATTGATGCTTCTGAATTTGTTTTTTCGCTCTTGGTGCCTAAGGTGGTAACTTTTGCGATAAGGTTTTTAATTGTGGTTTTTCTTGCCGCTCTAAGGTTTTCCAAAGTCTCGGGTCCTTTTATTCCCACTATTGCAATACCTGCTCGATCAGCTTCTTCAATCATAGCGTCAAGGTCAAACATAAGAGTTTTACCAGCTTCCACGGCTAGCACGGATGCTCCAACTTTTTTCATGGCTTCAATAGTGCTTAAGCCTGTAGCTGGCACATCAAAACGCAAATCTTGACCTGGCTTACTCGTCTTGACCACAACCGCTCCTTTGTCACACAGCTCTCCACCTCTTATTATAGTGGCATCCGTGCCATCTATTGCTTCTACAGCTAACACGGTTTGATGTTTTACAACAACGCATTGTCCGATATCCAGCGAACCTATGGTTTTCGCCATTTTCCATCCAAAGGCGATGTCCTTGCACTCGCGATGTCCAGGTGTTCTATGGGAAAGAACTCCTTCTGGAGCCAGTAAATGATTGAGGAAGATAGTTGATGGTTCAACAGTAATTCCTTCTTTTTCTAGCTCTTCTGCGAAAGCTCTTAAGACCTCATCATCGTGCTTGGTGAGGAGTTTCATGGCAAGACGAGCGCCACGCCAATCAAGTTTGATGCGAGAATATATTCGCCTTTTATCAATGTGACCGGCAAGTGCCAGTCGGTGAACTCCTGATTCTTTCAATATGCTTATGATCTTTCCTACCTCTCCAAGCTTCACCCAGTGGAATTGATCCACATACCGAGATAGTTCTTCGCTGGTTTCACCTTCGATGCCAATTGCAACTACAGAGAAGCCTTTTTCTCTGGCGGCTTTAGAAAAAAGAATAGGGAATTGTCCTCCCCCTGCAATCAGTCCAACATAATAATTCAGGGATTCACAATTTTGTTTCATAAATGTGTCAGCAAACGGTTCTTTTCCCATCGTGTTATCGTGTAATGCCTCTTTTAGATGGTGCTTCCACAAAGGCTATTAGCTCCTCAATCTCTTTACAAAGAATTACTTCGCTGCGTATTCTCTGAATAGCAGCTTTTAAAGTAAGACCCGAACGAAACAAAATTTTGTAAGCGCGTTTGATAGCTAGAGTAGTCTCTTGAGGAAAACCTGCCCGCTTTAGCCCCACAATATTTGGGCCGTAGAGCTTTGCACGGTTGCCAGCAGCTATCATGAATGGAGGAATGTCCATGAAAATTCCACTTAATCCCCCAATGAAAGCATATTTTCCTATTCGCACAAACTGATGCGCGCCGGTAAGTCCTCCAAGAACAGCATAATCGTCAATTACCACGTGCCCTGCAAGGGATGCACAATTTGCCATAATAACATGGTTTCCTATGGAACAGTCGTGAGCTACGTGGGAGTAAGCCATCAAGTAGTTGTCATTGCCGATTCGAGTAACACCAGTTCCTCGGGCTGTACCTCTGTGGATGGTCACGCCTTCTCTAATGACATTTCTGTCGCCGATAATAACTTCCGTAGGTTCGCCTTTGTAAGTTAAATCCTGAGGAGGTAGCCCTATAGAAACGAACGGGAATATAACGTTGTTGTCCCCAATCTTTGTATTGCCATCGATAACCGCATGAGCCCCCACTCGGTTTCTTCTTCCTAGGATAACCTTAGGTCCTATTATGGCATAAGGTTCAACAACAGTTCCTTCACCTATTTCTGCACCGTCGTGGATTATTGCAGTTGGATGAATTTGAATCACCTTTGGATTTGCTCCTTTATTGTCTGTTAAAAACTAAAACTGGGCTTCAAAAGGTTTTTTCAGTGCGATTAAAAACTCTCCCTCTGCAGCTATTTCATCATCAACCGTTGCTACGCCTTTTAATTTGAAGAGATCACCTCGGTGCTTTAACAGAGACACTCTAAGTATGATTTGATCACCCGGTCTTACGGGTTTTCTGAACCTAGCGTTATCAATACCGGCAAAGTAGCCTCTCTGTTCCTTTTCTTCACCTTTGATGGCGCTGATTAAAACACCTCCGAGTTGAGCCAGAGCTTCTAGTATAAGAACTCCGGGCATGATGGGTTCGTCCGGAAAATGTCCCTGAAAGTATGGTTCGTTAATGGTCACGTTTTTTATGCCCACAACCTCTTCGGTGGATACGTTGATTATTCGATCCACCATAAGAAAAGGGTATCTGTGCGGTAGTATTGATTGAACCCATTTAACGTCCTTGGTCATTTTCCCAATCCCGCAAAAGTTTTTTAACCGTAACTTCAAGGTCTTTAACGGTTTTTCTTAAACGTTCGAGTCTTTTTATGTTCATATGAGTCTTAAATATTTCTTCTTTAGACGATGCAGGAATTCCCACGATCTCCATATAAGGTTTTACATCGGAGGCTACACCGCTCTTAGCCCCTATCATTACAAAATCCCCAATGGTTACGTGATCAGCAATGCCTACCTGCCCCCCCATAATTACTCTGTTGCCTATTTTTGAACTTCCGGCGACCCCCACCTGTCCCGCTAGAATACACTCTTCTCCGATAGTTACATTATGAGCAATTGTTACCAGATTGTCTATTTTAGATCCCCGCTTTATGCGAGTTTCTCCGAAAGTTGCTCGATCTATAGTGCAGTTTGCCCCTATCTCCACGTCATCTTCTATTACAACGATACCTGTCTGGGGAACTTTTATATGTTCGCCTGTTTCGTCCTGAGCATAGCCGAAACCATCGCTTCCAATTACAGTTCCACTGTGGATGATGACCCTGTTCCCGATTTTACATCTGTCCAGAATAATGACTCCCGGGTAGATTAAGCATTCCGATCCGATGGTTACATTTTGCCCGATATAGCAATGAGCCATGATACGACTGTTGTCACCAATGACACTTCCGCCAGCTACGTAAACAAAAGGACCTATTCCTACATTGTTGCCGACTTTTGTTTCTGGTTCCACCCACGCTGTAGGATGAATCCCTGATGGGGTTGATGTTCCTATTCCATGAATAATTTGAGCGATCTTAGCAAAGGTCGCTTTTGGATAGTGCGAGATAATGAGTGGAAACATCTGAAGTTCAGTCACAAGGGATGGATGCACCACGATCGCTCCAGCTTTTATTAGCGATAGATCTTTTGGTAAATACTTTTTGCTTTCGACAAATGTAATGTGTTCTTTGTCGGCGCTGGTGATGGGGGCAACGCCTCGTATAATAGTGGAACCATCTCCGTGGAGGAGTGCTCCACAGAGATGGGCAAGCTCGGCAAGAGAGTATTCTCGCACCGAGGTGTTCATAGGGTTATTTTTTCTTTCCTGTGCCAGAAGGAGTTGATGGCGTGGATGGCGCTATGGTCTGAGGTTGTTTATCAAGTTCCTGGATGATTTTTTGAGTTATATCGTATTTATCATCGCCATAGACTAAACCACCTCTTCTAGCTTCAATTACGATGTCATATTTTTCCTTCTTTGCTACGTCTTTTACTATTTCCATAATTTTGTCTATAAGGGGTTTCATGAGTTGTTCAGAGAGATCTTGTAACTTTTTGTTAGATTCCAGAAGAAATTTCTCGCCTTCTTGGCGTTTTTCTTCAAATTCTTTCATTTTTTGCTTTTTGGAATCTTCGGTCATTTTGCCTTTCGACTGAATTTCTTCTCTCATCCTGGAGAGTTCTTCCTGTTTTGTCTGGAGTTGCGATCTAATCTGGCTTTCTTCTTTTTTAAGTTTTTCCTGCACAGATTTTCCCCACTGGGATGTAGATAAAACCTTGTCTAAATCAAAGAAAGCGATCTTTTGTTCTGCTTGGGAAACCGACACCCCCAGAATGAAAACCACCGCAAAAACTGATGCTAGCATCGAAATTCTTCTAGCAAATTTCATAGAAACCTCCACATATAGTTTGTTTAATTAACGCTCGTAACCGAGCGAAAAGACGTGCATTAGCCTTATGGCTTTTGCCGTATCTCCTTTACAAGTTTAGAAAAATGCTCCCATTGAAAACTGCCATGTGCTTCTTGAGTCTCCAGGTCCAGGATCAGGGTTGTAAGCCCATTCGATTCTAAGGGGTCCCAAAGGCGACGCCCATCTTAAGCCTCCCCCTACACCCATTTTGAATTTGGAAATGTCTAGTTGCTCTCCTTCGGCAAAAGCATTGCCCGCATCAAAGAAAAGGACCCCCTTCAGGTTTATTTCTTCAAATATGGGGAAGATAAGTTCGGTGTTAAAGAGTCCGTATTTGGTGCCTCCGATTTTGTCACCCGTGACAGGATCTTTAGGGCTGAGTTCTCCCCATTCGTAAGAT of the Thermodesulforhabdaceae bacterium genome contains:
- the fabZ gene encoding 3-hydroxyacyl-ACP dehydratase FabZ gives rise to the protein MTKDVKWVQSILPHRYPFLMVDRIINVSTEEVVGIKNVTINEPYFQGHFPDEPIMPGVLILEALAQLGGVLISAIKGEEKEQRGYFAGIDNARFRKPVRPGDQIILRVSLLKHRGDLFKLKGVATVDDEIAAEGEFLIALKKPFEAQF
- the lpxD gene encoding UDP-3-O-(3-hydroxymyristoyl)glucosamine N-acyltransferase yields the protein MNTSVREYSLAELAHLCGALLHGDGSTIIRGVAPITSADKEHITFVESKKYLPKDLSLIKAGAIVVHPSLVTELQMFPLIISHYPKATFAKIAQIIHGIGTSTPSGIHPTAWVEPETKVGNNVGIGPFVYVAGGSVIGDNSRIMAHCYIGQNVTIGSECLIYPGVIILDRCKIGNRVIIHSGTVIGSDGFGYAQDETGEHIKVPQTGIVVIEDDVEIGANCTIDRATFGETRIKRGSKIDNLVTIAHNVTIGEECILAGQVGVAGSSKIGNRVIMGGQVGIADHVTIGDFVMIGAKSGVASDVKPYMEIVGIPASSKEEIFKTHMNIKRLERLRKTVKDLEVTVKKLLRDWENDQGR
- a CDS encoding OmpH family outer membrane protein; translated protein: MKFARRISMLASVFAVVFILGVSVSQAEQKIAFFDLDKVLSTSQWGKSVQEKLKKEESQIRSQLQTKQEELSRMREEIQSKGKMTEDSKKQKMKEFEEKRQEGEKFLLESNKKLQDLSEQLMKPLIDKIMEIVKDVAKKEKYDIVIEARRGGLVYGDDKYDITQKIIQELDKQPQTIAPSTPSTPSGTGKKK